Proteins from one Coturnix japonica isolate 7356 chromosome 5, Coturnix japonica 2.1, whole genome shotgun sequence genomic window:
- the NUCB2 gene encoding nucleobindin-2 — MKWRSLLPRQCILLIPFLLMALEAVPIDIDKTKVKGEGHVEGEKIENPDTGLYYDEYLRQVIDVLETDKHFREKLQTADIEEIKSGKLSRELDLVSHHVRTRLDELKRQEVARLRMLIKAKMDSVQDTGIDHQALLKQFEHLNHQNPDTFEPKDLDMLIKAATSDLENYDKTRHEEFKKYEMMKEHERREYLKTLDEEKRQREESKFEEMKKKHGDHPKVHHPGSKDQLKEVWEEADGLDPNEFDPKTFFKLHDVNNDHFLDEQELEALFTKELEKVYDPKNEEDDMVEMEEERLRMREHVMNEVDINKDRLVTLEEFLRATEKKEFLEPDSWETLDQQQLFTEDELKEFESHISQQEDELRKKAEELQKQKEELQRQHDQLQAQKQELQQVVKQMEQKKLQQANPPAGPAGELKFQPPGEHKIEEAPKQPAGGDQPLPPGHIQEPAAGTDQVHP, encoded by the exons ATGAAGTGGCGATCTCTCTTGCCTCGGCAATGTATTTTGCTGATACCATTTCTCCTAATGGCTTTGGAAGCAGTACCTATAGACATAGATAAGACAAAAGTCAAAGGAGAAGGTCACGTAGAAGGAGAGAAGATAGAAAATCCG GATACAGGGCTTTATTATGATGAATATCTCAGGCAAGTAATTGATGTCTTGGAAACAGATAAGCATTTCAGGGAGAAACTCCAGACTGCAGACatagaagaaataaag aGTGGAAAGCTAAGCAGAGAGCTTGACTTAGTAAGCCACCATGTGAGAACACGGCTGGATGAACTCAAACGACAAGAGGTGGCAAGATTAAGAATGTTAATTAAAGCCAAAATGGATTCTGTTCAAG ATACTGGCATAGACCATCAGGCTCTCCTTAAACAGTTTGAGCACCTGAACCATCAGAATCCTGACACGTTTGAGCCGAAGGACTTAGATATGTTGATCAAAGCG GCTACAAGTGACCTGGAGAATTACGATAAAACCCGCCATGAGGAATTTAAGAAATACGAAATGATGAAAGAACATGAGAGAAGagagtatttaaaaacattggATGAAGAAAAGAGGCAGCGTGAAGAATCCAAAtttgaagagatgaaaaagaaacatggagatCACCCTAAAGTTCACCATCCT GGAAGCAAAGATCAATTGAAAGAGGTGTGGGAAGAAGCAGATGGGCTAGATCCAAATGAGTTTGACCCCAAAACATTCTTCAAATTACATG ATGTCAATAATGATCATTTCCTGGATGAGCAAGAATTGGAAGCCCTATTTacaaaagag CTAGAAAAAGTATATGACCCAAAAAATGAAGAGGATGACATGGttgaaatggaagaagagaGGCTGAGAATGAGAGAACATGTAATGAATGAG GTTGACATCAACAAGGACAGACTAGTAACTTTGGAAGAGTTCCTGCgagctacagaaaaaaaagaatttttggAGCCAGATAGTTGGGAG ACGCTAGATCAACAGCAGCTCTTCACTGAGGATGAACTGAAGGAATTTGAAAGTCATATTTCTCAGCAGGAAGATGAGCtcagaaagaaggcagaagaacttcagaaacagaaggaagagctaCAGAGGCAGCATGACCAGCTTCAGGCTCAGAAACAAGAGCTTCAGCAG GTTGTAAAACAGATGGAACAAAAGAAACTACAACAAGCAAATCCACCTGCAGGACCAGCTGGAGAACTGAAATTCCAGCCCC CTGGCGAGCACAAAATTGAAGAAGCACCAAAACAACCTGCAGGAGGTGATCAGCCTCTACCACCAGGACACATCCAAGAACCAGCTGCTGGAACTGATCAAGTTCACCCTTAG